The nucleotide sequence AACGGACGGTCTCCTAACGGGGCGGCATTACGTGACTCAAGGTGAATCCTCAAGGACTCGCGAGGCCGTTGACCTGATCGGCATGTTCATTCCATTGCCAACTTCGGCTCAACGTGCTCATTAGCCGAGCCAGTTGGCTTTTCTGCTGCTTACTGTGGCTGCACCGGCATGTGTACCCCCCAACCAGACACGTCCGGAGAGCTGTGAACCAGTACCAGAAGCGGGAGTACCTGCGATGAGTGGCACCCAGACGGCCGGTCTGTGCCGTCTGACCGTCCGCGCGCCCAGCAGGAACATCGACCTCGGCGTCCCCTCCGACGTTCCCGTCGCCGACCTGCTGCCCGCCGTCGTGGGCTACGCCGGTGACGACCTCAAAGAGACCGGGATCGACCACGGCGGGTGGGTCCTGCAACGCCTCGGCGGCGAACCCCTCGACGAGGAGCGCACCCTCGACTCGTACGACCTGCGCGACGGCGAAGACCTCTACCTCAGGCCGCGCATCGAAGCCCTGCCCGAGGTCCAGCTCGACGACCTGGTCGACGGCATCTCCACCACCATGGCGGGCAGCCCCTACGGCTGGAGCCCGAAGGCCAGCCGCAGACTGCTCCTGGGCCTCGCGGTGCTCGCCCTCACCGGCGGGCTGGTTCTCCTGGCGCTGCCCGGCGGCTCGACGGAGTTGCGCGCGGTGTGCGCGGCGGTCGTCGCGCTGCTGCTGATAGCCGGCGCGGGGTCGGCCAGCCGCGCCGTCGGTGACGCGGGGGCCGGTGCGGCACTGGGCGTCATGGCCGCGCCTTATCTCGCGTTCGCCGGGTGGGTGCTGCCCGGCGGTGAGCTGACCGGGCCGCACGTGCACGAGGTGGTCGGCTCCCGGCTGCTGGCCGCCAGCGCGGCGGGCGCCGGCGGCGCCATCGTCGTGCTCGCCGCGGTCGCGGCCTTCGCCGCGCTCTTCCTCGGTGTCGCGGTCTTCGCAGTGTTCGGCGCGCTCGCCGGCACCCTGATGCTCGCCGCCGACCTGGCGCCCCATCAGGTCGCCGGCGTCGTCGCCCTGGTGGCGGTGATCCTCGGCGCTTTCGTCCCCTCGTTGTCCTTCCGGATGGCCGGGCTGCGGATGCCACCCCTGCCCACCAACGCCCAGCAGTTGCAGGAGGGCATCGAGCCGCACTCGCCGAGCGGTGTCGCCGCCCGCGCGATCCTCGGCGACGGCTGGATGAGTTCGCTGTACGGGGCCGTGGGCGCGGTCTGCGCCGGCTGTCTCGGCGTGCTCGCGTGGTACGCGGACCTGGCCGCCACGTTCCTGGTCTGCGCGCTGTCCCTGCTCCTGCTGCTGCACAGCCGCGGCCTCGGCAACGCCTGGCAGCGGCTCTCGCTGACCGTCCCCGGCGCGCTGGGCCCGCTGCTGCTGATCGTCATCGGCGCCGTCTCCTACGCCCCCGACCGACGGCCCCTGCTGGTGGCCGCGCTGCTGGCGCTCACCGCCGCCATGGCCATCGCCTCCTGGACGGTGCCCGGTGCCCGGCTCGTGCCGTACTGGGGCCGGCTCGCGGAGATCCTGCACACCCTGGCGGCGGTCAGCCTGCTGCCGCTGGCCCTGTGGGTGCTCGGCGTGTACGGCGCGCTGCGCGGACTGATGGCCTGAGCGGGGGTGTGAACGATGCAGGACCGACGCGACCAGGTACAGGCGCACATGTTCATGATGGGGCGGCTGACCTCCGGCATGCTGCGCGCCGATCCCGACGCCCCGGAGAGCCCGCAGGGCCGTACCAACCGCGGCATCGCGATCAGTGTGCTGGTCGCGATCCTGATCTGCGCGGGCGCCTTCGTCTTCGGACTTCTGAAGCCCGGCACCAAGACCTCCTGGCGGGACCCCGGCACGCTGGTCGTCAACAAGGACACCGGCGCCCGCTACTTCTACCTCGACGGCCGGCTGCGACCGGTCCGCAACTTCACCTCGGCCGAGCTGCTGGCGGGCGACCGGATGAAGGTGATGTCGATCGGCGCCACGTCGCTGGAGGGCACCCCGCACGGGGCGCCCGTCGGTATCGTCGGCGCCCCGGACGAGACCCCGTCGGTCGGCCGGCTCGACGACGGGCCCTGGCAGGTGTGTTCAGGGACCACCACCGGCTCGACGGGCACCACGGTCGCCGTGGGCGCCGAACTCGCCGGAGCGGGGCTCGACGAGAAACAGGGGCTGCTGGTCACCGGGCCCGACAAGGCCGACTACCTGGTGTGGCAGGGCCGCAAGCTGCGGCTCGACGACCAGGCGAACGCCACCGAGGCGCTCGGCTACGCGCAGGAGAGGCCCGTACAGGTCTCGGCCGCACTCCTCAACTCGCTGCCGTCAGGGCCCGACCTGACCCCGCCCGACGTGCCGGGACTCGGCGAGCCGGGCCGAGAGCTGGGGGACCGGCAGACAAAGGTCGGCGAGATCTACCGGGTCACCGCGTCCGGCGCACGGCCCCACTACTACCAGTTGCAGCGCGGTGGCCTGGCCCCGCTCTCCGCGACCGGCGCGGCCCTCGCGCTCGGCGACCCCGAGACCAAGCAGAAGGCGTACGGCGGGCACGCGACCGCCGCGCGCAGCCTCGGCACCGACGCGCTGAACGGGAACCTGGCCAAGGACACGGACCCGGTCAACCGGGCGGAGGGCATGCCGGAGGCGCCGCCGGAGCCGGTGGCCCTCGGTGTGGGGCAGACTCCGTGCGTCGCGGTGCGGGCGGCCGGCGACGGCACCCGGGTGAGCGTGTCCCTGGCGGACCCCGGCGATCTAGGGCCCACCGCGCAGGCACCGGCCGAGGGCCTGACCCCGGCGTGTGTGACGGTCAACCGGATCGCCGTACGGCCGGGCCGCGGCGCCCTCGTGCACGCGCTCGGCGCCGCCGGCGGTGATGTCGGCAGCACGCTGTACCTGGTGACCGACACCGGAATGAAGTACCGGCTTCCCACGCAGGAGACATTGAAGGCGCTCGGTTATACGGAGGCCCGTGCACAGGGCCTGCCTTCCGCACTGCTTTCCATGATCCCGACCGGCCCTGATCTCACGCCTGAGGCGGCCGTTTCAGGGCGGGCGAAAACAACGGCG is from Streptomyces sp. NBC_00370 and encodes:
- the eccD gene encoding type VII secretion integral membrane protein EccD — translated: MSGTQTAGLCRLTVRAPSRNIDLGVPSDVPVADLLPAVVGYAGDDLKETGIDHGGWVLQRLGGEPLDEERTLDSYDLRDGEDLYLRPRIEALPEVQLDDLVDGISTTMAGSPYGWSPKASRRLLLGLAVLALTGGLVLLALPGGSTELRAVCAAVVALLLIAGAGSASRAVGDAGAGAALGVMAAPYLAFAGWVLPGGELTGPHVHEVVGSRLLAASAAGAGGAIVVLAAVAAFAALFLGVAVFAVFGALAGTLMLAADLAPHQVAGVVALVAVILGAFVPSLSFRMAGLRMPPLPTNAQQLQEGIEPHSPSGVAARAILGDGWMSSLYGAVGAVCAGCLGVLAWYADLAATFLVCALSLLLLLHSRGLGNAWQRLSLTVPGALGPLLLIVIGAVSYAPDRRPLLVAALLALTAAMAIASWTVPGARLVPYWGRLAEILHTLAAVSLLPLALWVLGVYGALRGLMA
- the eccB gene encoding type VII secretion protein EccB, which translates into the protein MQDRRDQVQAHMFMMGRLTSGMLRADPDAPESPQGRTNRGIAISVLVAILICAGAFVFGLLKPGTKTSWRDPGTLVVNKDTGARYFYLDGRLRPVRNFTSAELLAGDRMKVMSIGATSLEGTPHGAPVGIVGAPDETPSVGRLDDGPWQVCSGTTTGSTGTTVAVGAELAGAGLDEKQGLLVTGPDKADYLVWQGRKLRLDDQANATEALGYAQERPVQVSAALLNSLPSGPDLTPPDVPGLGEPGRELGDRQTKVGEIYRVTASGARPHYYQLQRGGLAPLSATGAALALGDPETKQKAYGGHATAARSLGTDALNGNLAKDTDPVNRAEGMPEAPPEPVALGVGQTPCVAVRAAGDGTRVSVSLADPGDLGPTAQAPAEGLTPACVTVNRIAVRPGRGALVHALGAAGGDVGSTLYLVTDTGMKYRLPTQETLKALGYTEARAQGLPSALLSMIPTGPDLTPEAAVSGRAKTTAPSCGNVSEKIPAQYLAYHSDSQHALLRRGLTSF